A single region of the Raphanus sativus cultivar WK10039 chromosome 1, ASM80110v3, whole genome shotgun sequence genome encodes:
- the LOC130497541 gene encoding protein FAR1-RELATED SEQUENCE 5-like: MESPHLSGEENVPASHDESSLQVSGGTSLLSQNSDEFLAEEKDAPVSDGDASVSDGDASVEDFGEKDDISNYEDCLQIEDVDALEAKNENQNNHELCIGMDFSSDESAYKAYRKYGSSHGFDVRRQRTAKKNNKLVRMVYVCSKEGFRQEPKVNISYSRPTTRCGCKARMSCYLQSNGRYKIVTFEPNHNHDLVRTPMKHLLKSNRAISISQKQHADDADMSGISAKATVEMMSREVGGQANLGFMHKDLKNYIYRKRMAAMEKGDAGAVLEYFQKKKEENASFFYSMQLDEDDMITNIFWADDRSISDYNLFGDVVCFDSTYKTNEYDRPFAPFVGVNHHKQTIDTSLPPDTQLSVVSATSLISYNEPSFSQLLEEFDKNRDGSS, translated from the exons ATGGAGAGTCCTCATTTAAGTGGTGAAGAAAATGTTCCTGCTAGTCATGATGAATCTAGTTTGCAAGTCTCAGGTGGAACCAGTTTGTTAAGTCAGAATTCAGATGAGTTTTTAGCCGAGGAAAAAGATGCTCCAGTCAGCGATGGCGATGCTTCAGTAAGCGATGGCGATGCTTCTGTCGAAGATTTTGGTGAAAAAGACGACATAAGCAACTATGAGGATTGTCTTCAGATTGAAGATGTTGATGCTTTAGAggcaaaaaatgaaaatcagaATAACCATGAACTCTGTATTGGAATGGATTTTAGTTCTGATGAGTCCGCATATAAAGCTTATAGAAAATATGGAAGCAGTCATGGTTTTGACGTAAGGAGACAGCGGACTgcgaaaaaaaacaataagctAGTAAGGATGGTTTATGTATGCTCAAAAGAGGGGTTTAGACAAGAACCAAAGGTCAATATATCATATTCACGACCAACCACAAGGTGTGGTTGTAAAGCTCGCATGTCTTGCTATCTTCAGAGTAATGGAAGATATAAGATTGTGACTTTTGAGCCGAACCATAACCATGATTTAGTGAGAACACCTATGAAGCATTTGCTGAAGAGTAACCGAGCAATCTCTATCTCTCAGAAACAACATGCTGATGATGCTGATATGTCTGGAATTTCAGCAAAAGCAACCGTTGAAATGATGAGTAGAGAAGTTGGGGGGCAAGCAAATCTGGGTTTTATGCATAAAGACCTGAAAAACTACATATATCGTAAGCGAATGGCAGCAATGGAAAAGGGAGATGCTGGAGCTGTTTTGGAGTactttcaaaaaaagaaagaggaaaatgCATCTTTTTTTTACTCAATGCAACTCGATGAGGACGATATGATCACTAATATCTTTTGGGCAGATGATCGGTCAATTAGTGATTACAATCTTTTTGGAGATGTTGTTTGCTTTGATTCAACTTACAAGACCAACGAATATGACAGACCCTTTGCTCCATTTGTCGGCGTCAATCATCATAAGCAAACTATT GACACCAGTCTTCCTCCTGATACACAGTTATCTGTTGTTTCTGCCACTAGTCTGATCTCATACAATGAACCTTCTTTCTCACAACTGCTCGAG GAATTTGACAAGAATCGTGATGGATCATCGTAA